From Paenibacillus polymyxa, the proteins below share one genomic window:
- a CDS encoding thiazole biosynthesis adenylyltransferase ThiF, with product MSEMKKDPTTDADAEAHMQASHARYSRQELFGKIGLTGQQNIRSKHVLMVGAGALGTANADMLVRAGIGRLTLVDRDYVDWSNLQRQQLYDEADAREQIPKVVAAQRRLQQINSDVDIRALVQDVSLEEIGDIAAGVDLIVDATDNFDTRLLINDYAVKHQIPWIYGACVGSYGTTFTIVPGETPCLHCLLGTVPLGGATCDTVGVISPAVQMVAAYQSAEALKLLTGDNSALQGKLISFDLWNNQHQAIQISAMKKTDCPTCGEHPVYPFLQLEHQAKTAVLCGRDTVQIRPVTGAVRNLNEAARLLSRQGGQVEHNPYLVSVVIGAHRLVLFQDGRVLIHGTKDIAEARSIYHKYLG from the coding sequence ATGTCTGAAATGAAAAAGGACCCAACAACGGATGCGGATGCAGAAGCACACATGCAGGCGTCCCACGCCAGATATTCAAGACAAGAATTATTCGGAAAGATCGGGCTGACAGGACAACAAAATATCCGCAGCAAGCATGTGTTAATGGTAGGTGCTGGAGCACTAGGAACGGCCAATGCGGACATGCTGGTGCGAGCGGGCATCGGACGGTTGACGCTGGTAGATCGAGATTATGTAGACTGGAGTAACCTACAACGCCAGCAGCTCTACGACGAAGCAGATGCTCGTGAACAGATACCCAAGGTAGTGGCCGCCCAGAGGCGATTGCAGCAAATCAATTCGGACGTGGACATCCGTGCGCTAGTCCAAGACGTATCACTAGAGGAAATCGGCGACATTGCAGCAGGAGTGGACCTCATCGTAGATGCCACTGACAATTTCGATACACGTCTGCTTATTAACGATTACGCCGTCAAGCACCAAATCCCCTGGATATATGGAGCGTGTGTAGGTAGTTACGGAACAACCTTTACGATCGTTCCAGGAGAGACACCCTGTCTGCATTGCCTGCTCGGAACCGTACCGCTCGGCGGCGCAACCTGTGATACGGTCGGTGTGATCAGCCCGGCTGTACAGATGGTGGCAGCTTACCAAAGTGCCGAAGCATTGAAGCTGCTCACTGGGGACAATTCAGCCTTGCAGGGCAAGCTGATTTCCTTCGATCTATGGAATAATCAACATCAGGCGATCCAAATCAGCGCCATGAAAAAAACGGATTGCCCGACGTGTGGAGAGCATCCGGTGTATCCATTTCTACAATTGGAGCATCAGGCTAAAACGGCTGTACTGTGCGGACGTGATACGGTTCAGATCCGACCGGTCACGGGCGCTGTACGCAATCTGAACGAAGCGGCCCGTCTGCTATCCCGTCAGGGGGGCCAAGTGGAGCATAATCCATATCTAGTGTCCGTTGTCATTGGAGCGCATCGGTTGGTTCTTTTTCAGGATGGACGCGTTCTGATCCATGGCACCAAGGATATCGCCGAGGCGAGGTCTATTTATCACAAATATTTGGGTTAA
- the modA gene encoding molybdate ABC transporter substrate-binding protein — protein MKKKFGYIFTFVGLLAWVLAGCSSQAAVQSTASAPKTELIVSAAASLQDSLNTLKEQYEKQHPDIKLTFNYASSGTLQKQIEQGAPADVFISAGMKQMKALTDASLVEKNSVLLQNKLVVVVPQDKAKSTDNKGITLNDLTSPSYMKLAVGEPTTVPAGQYSKESLTKAGLWDKLEPKMVFAKDVRQVLNYVETGNADAGLVYLTDAKSSDKTVVALEVPEELHAPILYPEGIVKATKHSKEAGEFVDFLRTDEAMSVFSKDGFSAPAETTGK, from the coding sequence TTGAAAAAGAAATTCGGGTACATATTCACATTCGTTGGATTGTTGGCATGGGTTCTGGCTGGATGCTCGTCTCAAGCTGCTGTACAGTCGACAGCGTCTGCGCCTAAAACAGAGTTGATCGTATCTGCCGCTGCGAGTCTTCAAGATAGTCTGAATACGCTCAAGGAACAGTATGAAAAGCAGCACCCAGATATCAAGCTTACCTTTAACTATGCGTCATCCGGTACTTTACAGAAACAAATTGAGCAGGGTGCACCCGCTGACGTATTTATTTCGGCAGGTATGAAGCAAATGAAGGCTTTAACCGATGCATCATTAGTGGAAAAAAATAGCGTACTGCTTCAAAATAAACTGGTTGTGGTTGTTCCGCAAGATAAAGCCAAGAGCACAGACAACAAGGGTATTACGCTCAATGATCTGACAAGTCCTTCTTACATGAAGCTTGCCGTTGGGGAGCCTACTACTGTTCCGGCCGGACAGTATTCCAAAGAATCGCTGACAAAGGCCGGATTATGGGACAAGCTGGAACCGAAAATGGTATTCGCCAAAGACGTAAGACAGGTATTAAATTATGTTGAAACAGGCAATGCCGATGCTGGACTCGTTTATTTGACAGATGCCAAATCATCCGATAAAACGGTCGTAGCGCTAGAAGTACCTGAGGAATTGCACGCACCTATCCTGTATCCAGAAGGCATCGTAAAGGCAACCAAGCACAGCAAGGAAGCAGGCGAGTTTGTTGATTTTCTGCGTACAGATGAAGCCATGAGCGTATTCAGTAAAGATGGATTTTCAGCTCCAGCAGAAACAACCGGGAAATAG
- the modB gene encoding molybdate ABC transporter permease subunit, which translates to MDWSAFLPPVIVSVKVAVVASIIVFLLATVVARMMANCKLRRGISVIETVLLLPLVLPPTVVGFILLILLGRKSWIGAAFESLFQQTIVFTWGAAVVAAVVVAFPLAYRTIKAGFEAVEPEVEQAARAQGANEWQVFRHITMPLAYRPLISGYILGFARGLGEFGATLMLAGNIPEQTQTLPTAIYTASEVGNMTLSWSWVAVIILFSFIMLMLSNRLVKD; encoded by the coding sequence TTGGATTGGTCGGCTTTTCTTCCTCCGGTTATCGTATCTGTTAAAGTCGCTGTCGTTGCCAGCATCATTGTCTTTTTATTAGCAACTGTGGTAGCTCGGATGATGGCGAACTGCAAGCTGCGGAGAGGAATCAGTGTGATTGAGACCGTTCTGCTTCTTCCACTTGTTTTGCCTCCCACTGTTGTCGGCTTTATATTGCTCATCTTGCTGGGAAGGAAAAGTTGGATTGGCGCTGCCTTTGAAAGCCTGTTCCAGCAGACGATTGTATTTACATGGGGAGCCGCAGTGGTGGCGGCGGTAGTTGTTGCTTTTCCACTGGCTTATCGGACGATCAAAGCAGGTTTTGAAGCTGTAGAACCCGAAGTAGAGCAGGCTGCACGTGCGCAAGGTGCCAACGAATGGCAAGTGTTTCGCCATATTACGATGCCCCTTGCCTACCGACCGCTTATTTCAGGGTACATTCTCGGATTTGCCCGAGGGTTAGGGGAATTTGGTGCTACACTGATGCTTGCGGGTAATATTCCTGAACAGACTCAAACCCTGCCTACGGCGATTTACACCGCGTCCGAGGTCGGAAATATGACACTCTCCTGGAGCTGGGTAGCCGTCATTATCCTATTCTCTTTTATCATGTTGATGCTATCGAATCGACTGGTGAAGGACTAG
- a CDS encoding DUF2294 domain-containing protein — protein sequence MRKETGFNEIIRKVRKELFGKGPERIHTTFVDNMAITMLYGNLTPSEKFLAQEDAGREMVHAARTKMVQKIYPVQFNKELEDYMDSRLLHLFSDIKVEEDIAISVFVFEDNIAVK from the coding sequence ATGAGAAAGGAAACGGGTTTTAACGAAATTATTCGAAAAGTACGTAAAGAGCTATTTGGAAAAGGCCCGGAACGCATACATACAACCTTTGTAGATAATATGGCCATCACAATGCTATACGGTAATTTAACTCCATCCGAAAAGTTTCTTGCGCAAGAGGATGCAGGAAGAGAGATGGTGCATGCAGCTCGAACCAAAATGGTACAAAAAATCTATCCTGTACAGTTCAATAAAGAACTGGAGGATTATATGGATTCCCGCTTACTGCATCTCTTTTCAGATATTAAAGTGGAAGAAGATATAGCCATCTCCGTTTTTGTATTTGAGGATAATATTGCTGTGAAATAA
- a CDS encoding tRNA(His) guanylyltransferase Thg1 family protein, translating into MKKDDFGNRMKEYENAYRLSLPRRLPVIIRIDGAHFHTFTRGMTKPFDEKLIFALWETCKYLAYNIMGCKLVYHQSDEISLLLTNYDKLTTQSWFENNLQKMVSISASLATAKFNEEIQKVYPDKPLATFDARAWVLPHDEVANYFLWRQQDATKNSISMVAQAHFRHSELQGLNGNQLQDKLFVEKGLNWNDLPVWQKRGICITKQQYNKGEAVRSKWDVDHQTPIFSQNRDYINQYVYLDKDV; encoded by the coding sequence ATGAAAAAAGATGATTTTGGAAATAGAATGAAGGAATATGAAAATGCTTATAGATTAAGTTTACCCCGCCGTTTACCCGTAATTATCAGAATCGATGGTGCTCATTTTCATACCTTTACACGTGGGATGACGAAACCTTTTGATGAGAAGCTAATCTTTGCGTTATGGGAGACGTGCAAATATCTGGCCTATAATATTATGGGCTGTAAACTGGTGTACCATCAGAGTGATGAAATCTCTCTGCTTCTTACGAATTACGACAAATTAACGACACAATCATGGTTTGAAAATAATCTTCAAAAGATGGTGTCTATATCTGCCTCTCTGGCTACTGCCAAATTTAACGAGGAAATCCAGAAAGTTTATCCGGATAAGCCTCTAGCTACTTTTGATGCAAGAGCATGGGTTTTGCCTCACGATGAGGTTGCAAACTACTTTCTATGGAGACAACAAGACGCTACTAAAAACAGCATTTCTATGGTAGCTCAAGCTCATTTCAGGCATTCAGAACTACAAGGATTAAACGGAAATCAGCTTCAAGACAAGCTTTTTGTGGAAAAAGGGCTGAACTGGAATGACCTTCCGGTCTGGCAAAAGCGGGGAATCTGCATTACCAAACAACAGTATAACAAAGGAGAAGCCGTCAGAAGCAAGTGGGATGTTGACCATCAGACACCAATCTTCTCACAAAATAGAGATTATATTAACCAATATGTATACTTGGACAAGGATGTGTGA
- a CDS encoding AAA family ATPase: MECVIFIGIQASGKSTFYKERFFKTHMRINLDMLKTRKRENMYLQTSIETMQRFVVDNTNPTVEERKKYIDACKNKGFKIIGYYFEPDYAESIKRNEQRTGKEYIPEIGIKSVMSKLEVPSYEEGFDEIYSVISSEGTFRIEKQP; this comes from the coding sequence TTGGAGTGTGTCATTTTTATAGGAATTCAGGCTTCGGGCAAGTCGACTTTTTATAAAGAACGATTCTTCAAAACACATATGCGGATAAATCTTGATATGCTTAAAACACGGAAAAGGGAAAATATGTACCTTCAGACCTCCATCGAAACGATGCAGCGTTTTGTAGTGGACAATACCAATCCCACAGTCGAAGAACGAAAGAAATATATAGATGCTTGTAAAAACAAGGGATTTAAAATCATTGGCTACTACTTTGAACCTGATTATGCTGAATCTATTAAGCGTAATGAGCAGCGCACAGGCAAAGAGTATATTCCTGAAATCGGTATTAAAAGTGTAATGAGTAAACTAGAGGTCCCAAGTTACGAAGAAGGATTTGATGAAATTTACAGCGTGATTTCGAGTGAAGGGACGTTTCGGATCGAAAAGCAACCATAG
- a CDS encoding Ig-like domain-containing protein encodes MKRFRKAISVMLSLMLLFAFGMTANASQGTELNKEKQAIEADSSFQLTTNNEDVIEHLTRVDKPEGITSSVYNMQENINFKAPETFSLKRETLPSLKASPTAATASSATYSGTITEEGGTQFLYPIYVKPGELLQAQLDGPFSEQLDYDLYLYEFDMTTGDINPNAIDASTYGTYFNKYEQGSASLPENVGSRNATGSEKAYAVAVHSKKGSSINDPFYLTVDVNSQYDAYEPDESAFHAYNFTFSTGGSTLNSRSIHSGIDNDWYQITIPANRNYDGLNVKLDSTSESYGYKAEVYGALSGNQMALLPQTNHNVTLNTGTYYVRVYTTNQYSPDHLYALTLKPVLRAGKIVINGYDSKNGPNDYPSYSYGRHYRVNGNTSLTVKGVVTTTDNYPVANAPVNVTWLNQNWTESSGNRTRTGTGYTDQNGAFSVTLSLPHSTGSIAEYLSGPISFTHYYDLSGVAAQVSGTSLTATDIVYHFAYSIYGG; translated from the coding sequence ATGAAGAGGTTCAGAAAGGCTATTTCAGTTATGCTAAGCTTGATGCTCCTGTTTGCTTTTGGGATGACTGCAAACGCGAGTCAAGGTACAGAGTTGAACAAGGAAAAACAAGCTATTGAAGCTGATTCCAGTTTTCAGCTAACAACGAACAACGAAGATGTTATTGAGCATTTAACCCGGGTGGACAAGCCTGAAGGTATTACATCCTCCGTTTATAACATGCAGGAAAATATCAATTTTAAAGCACCAGAGACATTCTCTTTGAAAAGGGAGACCCTTCCTTCCCTGAAAGCTAGTCCAACGGCAGCCACAGCTTCTTCTGCTACGTATTCAGGTACAATTACGGAAGAGGGAGGCACGCAGTTTTTATATCCGATTTATGTGAAGCCAGGTGAATTGTTGCAGGCACAGTTGGATGGTCCATTTTCAGAGCAGCTTGACTATGACTTATACTTGTACGAATTTGATATGACAACAGGGGATATCAACCCCAATGCTATTGACGCCTCCACCTATGGAACCTATTTTAACAAGTATGAACAGGGATCGGCATCACTTCCTGAAAACGTAGGAAGCCGCAATGCTACCGGATCTGAGAAAGCTTACGCAGTTGCAGTCCATTCCAAAAAGGGATCGAGCATAAATGATCCTTTCTATTTAACCGTGGATGTAAACTCCCAATATGATGCCTATGAACCGGATGAGAGTGCTTTTCATGCCTATAACTTTACATTTAGTACAGGGGGATCTACCCTTAATTCACGCTCCATTCATTCAGGAATTGACAATGATTGGTATCAAATCACAATTCCTGCGAATCGCAATTATGATGGTTTGAATGTCAAACTGGACAGCACTTCGGAAAGCTACGGTTACAAAGCGGAAGTTTATGGGGCTCTTAGTGGCAACCAAATGGCGCTTCTGCCGCAAACCAATCATAATGTCACTTTGAATACGGGAACCTACTATGTGCGAGTGTACACCACAAACCAGTATTCACCGGACCATTTATATGCACTCACACTTAAACCAGTACTTCGGGCTGGAAAAATTGTAATTAACGGTTATGACTCTAAAAACGGTCCGAATGACTATCCATCCTACTCTTACGGTCGCCATTATCGGGTTAATGGAAACACCAGCCTGACTGTAAAGGGTGTTGTTACTACAACGGATAATTATCCAGTAGCAAATGCACCAGTTAATGTGACATGGTTGAACCAGAACTGGACTGAAAGCAGCGGGAATCGAACTCGTACAGGTACTGGTTATACGGATCAAAATGGAGCCTTTAGTGTGACCCTTTCCCTGCCGCATTCTACGGGAAGTATTGCAGAATACTTGTCTGGTCCCATAAGCTTTACACATTACTATGATCTTTCAGGTGTAGCTGCCCAGGTGTCAGGTACTTCACTTACAGCTACAGATATTGTATATCACTTTGCTTATAGCATTTATGGTGGTTGA